A single window of Magnetococcus marinus MC-1 DNA harbors:
- a CDS encoding TolC family outer membrane protein: MLKHRSTQLLTLLSLTWGMGSAWAQEGAPLTLQDAVLKALSSNPEVLASWENKQANTQLVRQARAGYFPTLDLAAGYGKEVTDNTTTRAANKGTTTMNRGESSATVSQKLFDGLSTYTNVKRAKASDQSSLHAFDRTAEKVGRQAMEAFMERAKQQQILALTAENVQDHEETLKKLKALAAGGQGKKADVQQTESRLFSAKDTLVQAKGKINIAGATYERVIGESPGMLATPALPKENLPETLDQALEIAAQMHPLLLGSQQDLNAATFAKLKSRSSFMPSITLDLTASNNGNVSGTRGYAQAMSAMLNMKYNIFNGGSDLAAYRESDHRINQTRETLSLNQRTVREQVITAWEQMEMAKHSVALVEKQVKAQQDTVKSYLQEFELDKRTHLDVLNAKNELYRARVQQVSGNFDYIMRVYQLWSAMGVMRENMGLHQTPVMAKH; encoded by the coding sequence ATGCTCAAGCATCGATCGACTCAACTTTTAACCCTGTTATCCCTCACATGGGGTATGGGTAGCGCTTGGGCACAGGAAGGTGCTCCCTTGACCTTGCAGGATGCTGTGCTCAAGGCGCTCAGCAGCAACCCTGAAGTGCTGGCCTCGTGGGAAAACAAACAAGCCAATACCCAACTGGTGCGCCAGGCACGGGCAGGCTATTTTCCTACCCTCGATCTGGCTGCGGGTTACGGTAAAGAGGTGACGGATAATACCACCACGCGGGCCGCTAATAAGGGTACCACCACCATGAACCGGGGGGAATCCAGCGCCACAGTGAGTCAAAAACTGTTTGATGGCCTGTCCACCTACACCAACGTTAAACGTGCAAAAGCCTCAGACCAATCCTCATTACACGCCTTTGATCGCACCGCTGAAAAAGTGGGTAGACAAGCGATGGAAGCCTTTATGGAACGCGCCAAGCAGCAGCAAATTTTGGCGCTGACCGCAGAGAATGTGCAAGACCACGAAGAGACCCTAAAAAAGCTTAAAGCTCTCGCCGCTGGTGGCCAAGGCAAAAAGGCTGACGTACAACAGACCGAAAGCCGCCTGTTTAGCGCCAAGGATACCCTGGTTCAAGCCAAAGGTAAGATTAATATCGCCGGGGCAACCTACGAACGGGTTATTGGCGAAAGCCCAGGCATGTTGGCGACCCCAGCGCTCCCTAAAGAGAATCTGCCTGAAACCCTTGATCAGGCCCTAGAGATTGCCGCACAGATGCATCCGCTGCTGTTAGGTTCGCAACAAGACCTCAATGCGGCGACCTTTGCCAAGTTAAAATCCAGATCCAGCTTCATGCCTAGCATTACCCTGGACCTTACAGCCAGCAATAATGGCAATGTGAGCGGGACCCGTGGTTATGCCCAGGCTATGTCAGCCATGCTGAACATGAAATATAATATTTTCAATGGCGGCAGTGATTTAGCAGCTTACCGTGAGAGCGATCATCGCATCAACCAAACCCGTGAAACGCTCTCTCTAAACCAGCGTACTGTGCGTGAGCAAGTGATCACCGCATGGGAACAGATGGAGATGGCTAAGCACAGCGTTGCGCTGGTGGAAAAACAGGTCAAAGCGCAGCAAGATACCGTTAAATCCTACCTGCAAGAGTTTGAACTGGATAAACGCACCCATTTGGATGTGCTCAATGCCAAAAACGAGCTCTATCGGGCACGTGTCCAGCAGGTATCTGGTAATTTTGACTATATCATGCGTGTTTATCAACTCTGGTCAGCAATGGGTGTGATGCGAGAGAATATGGGTCTTCATCAAACACCCGTTATGGCGAAACATTAA
- a CDS encoding HlyD family type I secretion periplasmic adaptor subunit has product MSQWNSESFADARITARSARIGVVSHVLLWCSTLFFAVALLWAAYAEVVEATTGMGKVIPSGQVQRIQSLEPGRLTERLVREGDEVKTGDILLRIDDTQFQATYNESAARILALQARIARLTAEAQGASVFEVPGAILEQDPELAASEQSLFKSRRQSLLNNIQIREQQIVQRQQELAEAESAILQFQERLHLTRKEIKLTQPLVEKGLVGEVTLLHAQREEANLKGEITSLQHAIPRARSALIESKSKLEEATLAFKSQVQEDLNTASSELTRIQQSSSALEDRVTRSAIRSPVNGTVIRVHVNTIGQVVQSGATLMEIMPTEDSLLVEARIDPKDIAFLHPGQPATVKFTAYDFSIYGGLEGELTHISADAITDENGQAAYLVQVRTKDKSMRRNGKVLPIIPGMVASVDVITGQKTILNYLLKPIFKARDNALRER; this is encoded by the coding sequence ATGTCGCAATGGAATTCAGAGAGTTTTGCAGACGCCCGCATCACCGCGCGATCCGCCCGTATTGGGGTAGTTAGCCATGTGCTGTTATGGTGCTCGACCCTCTTTTTTGCGGTGGCGCTGCTGTGGGCGGCCTATGCGGAGGTGGTTGAAGCCACCACCGGCATGGGTAAAGTCATTCCATCAGGTCAAGTCCAGCGCATTCAAAGCCTAGAACCGGGCCGTCTGACGGAACGCTTGGTGCGCGAGGGGGATGAGGTTAAGACGGGGGATATCCTACTGCGTATTGATGATACCCAGTTTCAGGCCACCTATAATGAGAGTGCGGCCCGTATCCTTGCTCTGCAAGCCCGCATCGCGCGGCTAACGGCTGAAGCGCAAGGGGCCAGCGTGTTTGAAGTGCCGGGGGCCATTCTTGAACAAGATCCTGAGCTGGCGGCCTCGGAGCAGTCGCTGTTCAAAAGTCGGCGCCAGAGCCTGCTCAACAACATACAGATCCGTGAACAGCAGATCGTGCAGCGCCAACAGGAGCTGGCTGAAGCAGAGTCGGCCATCCTGCAATTTCAAGAGCGCCTCCACCTAACCCGTAAGGAGATCAAACTGACCCAACCGCTGGTCGAAAAAGGGTTGGTGGGTGAAGTGACCCTGCTGCACGCGCAACGGGAAGAGGCCAACCTAAAGGGTGAAATCACCAGCCTGCAACATGCCATCCCCCGCGCCCGCTCGGCATTAATCGAGAGCAAAAGCAAACTTGAAGAGGCCACCCTTGCCTTTAAATCGCAGGTTCAAGAAGATCTGAACACCGCCAGCAGTGAACTGACACGCATCCAACAATCCAGCAGCGCTTTGGAAGATCGGGTGACACGCAGCGCCATTCGCTCACCGGTCAACGGTACAGTTATCCGGGTCCATGTCAACACCATCGGTCAGGTGGTGCAGTCTGGCGCAACCCTGATGGAGATCATGCCTACCGAGGATTCTCTCCTGGTCGAGGCGCGTATTGACCCCAAAGATATTGCGTTCCTACACCCAGGGCAGCCCGCCACGGTTAAGTTTACCGCCTATGATTTTTCCATCTATGGCGGGTTAGAGGGTGAGTTGACCCACATCAGTGCCGATGCCATTACCGATGAAAATGGGCAAGCCGCCTATCTGGTGCAGGTGCGCACCAAAGATAAGAGCATGCGCCGCAACGGCAAGGTGCTGCCCATCATCCCAGGTATGGTGGCATCGGTGGATGTTATAACCGGTCAAAAAACCATTTTAAACTATCTTCTTAAACCTATTTTTAAGGCCCGCGACAATGCACTGCGTGAACGCTAA
- a CDS encoding type I secretion system permease/ATPase: MDQTTPQQPPHWTLEGHDPRSEDPLLGTLLFLAHHWHLPATVQSLTANLPLTEAGLTPELFLRAAEQAGLKAHIRKQPLHALHTEHLPAVLLLHGRMAVVLLGWDEDEAHLLLPESGRETRLDRQALDERYEGHAILVSPMFKHDARTSFIGNPTTGHWFWSALFRYWPIYSEVAVASLLINLFTVASSLFVMNVYDRVVPNKAMETLWVLALGVAIVYCFDFLLRTLRAHFLDTAGKRVDIVLASNIYRHVSGMQLSYQPQSTGAMARNLQEFEPLRDFFTSATLTAIIDLPFTLIFVVLVAQLGGLNVAMVPLVCMPVVILVGLLLQAPLNRVMNRALKESAQKNAMLVETLGRLETIKLNNAEGHLAGKWENCIIETAKTAQQSRFLSTLGVNFAMLVQQFSSVAVVVVGVYAINAGEITMGALIACTILTGRALAPLSQVAGLMVRIQQTMISLRTLNQIMNTPQERPEGRTFLSRPRLSGKIQLKDLSFQYPNAKTAALQKLNLLIEPGEKVGFIGRVGSGKSTLLKLLQGLYPPTEGLVLVDDMDARQIDPADLRRNMGCVTQDAGLLYGTIRENITLGAPFADDSTLRRAVEQGGVAAFTDRHPDGLDLVIGEQGQGLSGGQRQCVSIARALIHNPPILLLDEPTSAMDSGSEERFKKVIEDTLPGKTLLLVTHRASLLSLVDRVVIIEDGQILADGPKEAILWQLKEGKFRVKS; encoded by the coding sequence ATGGATCAAACCACCCCCCAACAACCCCCACATTGGACACTGGAGGGGCACGACCCACGCAGTGAAGACCCCCTTTTGGGCACCCTGTTGTTTCTGGCCCACCATTGGCACTTGCCCGCCACGGTGCAGAGCCTAACAGCAAACCTACCCCTGACCGAAGCGGGCCTAACCCCCGAACTTTTTTTGCGTGCTGCTGAACAGGCTGGCCTGAAGGCCCATATTCGCAAACAGCCCTTACACGCACTGCACACGGAACACCTGCCCGCCGTGCTGCTCTTGCATGGCCGTATGGCTGTGGTACTGCTGGGCTGGGATGAGGATGAAGCCCACCTGCTGCTGCCCGAAAGTGGCCGCGAAACCCGTCTGGATCGCCAAGCACTCGACGAGCGCTACGAAGGCCACGCCATTCTGGTAAGCCCCATGTTTAAACATGATGCCCGCACCAGCTTTATTGGCAACCCAACCACGGGTCACTGGTTTTGGAGTGCGCTGTTCCGTTACTGGCCTATCTACAGCGAAGTTGCCGTGGCCTCCTTACTTATTAACCTCTTTACCGTGGCCTCCTCACTGTTTGTCATGAACGTCTATGACCGCGTGGTGCCCAACAAAGCCATGGAGACCCTCTGGGTTTTGGCCCTTGGGGTAGCCATTGTCTACTGCTTTGATTTTTTACTACGCACCCTACGCGCCCATTTTTTGGATACCGCTGGAAAACGGGTGGATATTGTACTGGCCTCAAACATCTACCGCCATGTTAGCGGCATGCAGTTAAGCTACCAGCCCCAAAGCACCGGAGCCATGGCGCGTAATCTTCAAGAGTTTGAACCCCTGCGTGACTTTTTCACCTCGGCCACCCTTACCGCCATTATCGACCTCCCTTTCACCCTGATTTTTGTGGTGTTGGTCGCGCAACTGGGTGGCCTTAATGTCGCCATGGTCCCCCTGGTCTGCATGCCAGTGGTGATTCTGGTTGGGCTTCTGCTGCAAGCCCCCCTTAACCGGGTCATGAATCGTGCCCTCAAAGAGTCTGCCCAGAAAAACGCCATGCTGGTGGAAACCCTGGGCCGCCTAGAGACCATCAAACTTAATAATGCCGAAGGACACCTTGCCGGCAAGTGGGAAAATTGCATCATCGAAACCGCTAAAACCGCCCAGCAGTCGCGTTTTCTCTCCACCCTGGGGGTGAATTTCGCCATGCTTGTGCAGCAGTTTAGCTCGGTGGCGGTGGTGGTGGTGGGGGTTTATGCCATCAATGCCGGTGAGATCACCATGGGGGCGCTCATCGCCTGTACCATTCTGACCGGGCGGGCCTTGGCCCCCCTCTCCCAGGTGGCAGGTTTGATGGTGCGCATTCAACAAACCATGATCTCCCTACGCACCCTCAATCAAATCATGAACACCCCCCAAGAGCGCCCCGAGGGACGCACCTTTCTTAGCCGCCCTCGCCTCTCGGGTAAGATTCAACTCAAAGATCTTTCGTTCCAGTACCCCAATGCCAAAACCGCCGCTTTGCAAAAGCTTAATCTACTCATTGAACCCGGTGAAAAAGTCGGCTTTATCGGACGGGTTGGATCAGGCAAAAGCACTTTGCTTAAATTGCTGCAAGGACTCTACCCCCCCACCGAAGGCCTGGTTTTGGTGGATGATATGGATGCCCGTCAAATCGACCCCGCCGACCTGCGCCGCAATATGGGTTGTGTGACCCAAGATGCCGGCCTACTCTATGGTACCATTCGTGAAAACATTACCTTGGGCGCCCCCTTTGCCGATGATTCCACCCTACGCCGCGCGGTGGAACAGGGGGGTGTTGCGGCGTTTACCGATCGCCATCCCGATGGCTTGGATCTGGTTATCGGTGAGCAGGGCCAGGGCCTTTCGGGTGGGCAGCGGCAGTGCGTTTCCATCGCCCGTGCGTTGATCCATAACCCTCCCATTTTGCTGCTGGACGAACCTACCAGCGCCATGGATAGCGGCTCGGAGGAGCGTTTTAAAAAGGTGATTGAAGATACGTTACCTGGCAAAACCTTGCTGTTGGTAACCCATCGGGCCTCCTTACTCTCCTTGGTGGATCGTGTTGTAATCATTGAAGATGGCCAAATTCTTGCCGATGGCCCTAAAGAGGCCATTTTATGGCAACTTAAAGAAGGCAAATTTAGGGTTAAAAGCTGA
- a CDS encoding heme NO-binding domain-containing protein → MMHGVIFLALEEYLDERLGDDAWEKVVETAGIADTEFTPDRMYDAQDWEALLLAAAQVMEMERAALLEDFGAYIVPGLMEMGEAMNLLDHRWRTMDYLENGKELIQAAIRMQIPGFIPPDIRTLRLRQGEAAVAYMAKNRMGPLLKGVAKGLGEHFEEPLDIWVAEPRAGSHFYRINVRLADHEKLRAVDMVREFNTVRTQGGKVKFYNQFMGVPFTNEGTVLDVNEDGIQLLTTRDQLLAMRRTNETFLALQHLMVGVHAHVRKMDVNKGMVVLDRMLLTDGAVGQRQETRVEPPAEIRLQMGVAGKRFQGFLKDISANGASCRFSRSGLSEHFLFLNCKLEFLVPLSAFENQDSLANTNQYFIAEGNILDVIMDEKEVIVRLIFDVLTDNAKKLITLFVAERKQSVIRHMSQISA, encoded by the coding sequence ATGATGCACGGTGTCATTTTTTTAGCCTTGGAAGAGTACCTGGATGAGCGGCTGGGCGACGATGCATGGGAAAAGGTCGTGGAAACCGCCGGCATTGCCGACACGGAATTTACGCCAGATCGTATGTATGATGCCCAGGATTGGGAAGCGCTACTGTTGGCTGCGGCCCAGGTTATGGAGATGGAGCGTGCTGCACTGTTAGAGGATTTTGGTGCCTATATCGTGCCGGGCTTGATGGAGATGGGCGAGGCGATGAATTTGCTGGATCACCGCTGGCGCACCATGGACTATTTGGAGAATGGTAAGGAGCTGATTCAGGCCGCCATTCGCATGCAAATCCCTGGTTTTATCCCGCCGGATATCCGTACCCTACGTTTGCGGCAGGGGGAGGCCGCCGTGGCCTACATGGCAAAAAACCGCATGGGTCCGTTACTGAAAGGGGTTGCCAAAGGGTTGGGTGAGCATTTTGAAGAGCCGCTGGATATCTGGGTGGCAGAACCCCGTGCGGGCAGCCATTTTTACCGCATCAATGTGCGCTTGGCTGATCATGAAAAACTGCGTGCAGTGGATATGGTGCGGGAGTTTAATACGGTTCGTACTCAGGGTGGCAAGGTTAAGTTTTACAACCAGTTTATGGGGGTTCCGTTTACCAACGAGGGCACCGTGCTGGATGTCAATGAGGATGGCATCCAACTGCTGACCACGCGGGACCAGTTGTTGGCTATGCGACGGACCAATGAGACCTTTTTGGCATTGCAGCATCTCATGGTGGGGGTGCATGCCCACGTGCGCAAAATGGATGTCAATAAAGGCATGGTGGTATTGGACCGTATGCTGTTGACCGATGGAGCCGTGGGCCAGCGTCAGGAAACACGGGTGGAGCCTCCCGCCGAGATTCGTTTACAGATGGGGGTTGCGGGCAAACGTTTTCAGGGATTTTTAAAGGACATCTCTGCCAATGGAGCCTCGTGTCGTTTTAGCCGCTCTGGGTTGAGTGAGCACTTTTTGTTTCTTAATTGCAAGCTGGAGTTTTTGGTGCCGCTGAGTGCCTTTGAAAACCAAGATTCGTTAGCCAATACCAACCAATATTTTATTGCCGAGGGCAATATTTTGGATGTTATCATGGATGAAAAAGAGGTCATTGTGCGCTTGATCTTCGACGTTCTGACCGATAACGCCAAAAAATTGATTACCCTGTTTGTCGCCGAGCGTAAACAATCGGTGATCCGCCATATGTCCCAAATCAGCGCTTAA
- a CDS encoding multiheme c-type cytochrome, whose amino-acid sequence MKKRAHTFLRGLFSVIGVLLLVASQPAMAEDKELPAEVVNPLDRPLKALKAFASMSKESATCATCHREDNIGLYNQWGRSKHYGANVGCYECHQANPNDPDAYRHKGKVISTIVSPKDCGRCHEKESIEFQSSAHAGAADFEGSTEHAMAMMAQGAHEGKDVDKAAGSQACVQCHGAKIKVNMSGKLLPETWPNSGIGRLNPDGSRGACSACHQRHEFSRAQARRPEACGKCHLGPGHLQKEIYNQSKHGVSYYSNIDRMNLTSPKWIPGEDYDAAPTCTTCHMSATKEQPLTHNTSLRVSWNLRSPVSETVNDMMERTGAKGPDGDERRDAMANVCISCHSERIVKNFYEQFDSAVELYNKKFANPGKEIMESLAEAGLITSKQLDDTIEWTWFRLWHHAGRAMRHGAAMNAPSVQQWEGMYELSNLFYTQLIPQARELADKAEAAGNKAAADKVRGVLDAIATRPEHLWMSEKQVAATTDK is encoded by the coding sequence ATGAAAAAACGTGCTCATACGTTTTTAAGAGGATTATTCAGCGTCATAGGGGTGTTGCTGCTGGTTGCCAGCCAACCGGCTATGGCCGAGGACAAGGAGCTGCCAGCAGAGGTGGTTAACCCCTTGGATCGGCCCCTCAAGGCGCTGAAAGCCTTTGCTTCTATGAGCAAAGAGAGCGCAACCTGTGCCACCTGCCACCGCGAAGACAATATCGGTCTGTATAACCAGTGGGGGCGTTCTAAGCACTATGGGGCGAATGTGGGTTGCTACGAGTGCCACCAAGCCAACCCGAATGATCCAGATGCCTACCGTCACAAGGGTAAGGTGATCAGCACCATCGTCAGTCCCAAGGATTGTGGTCGCTGCCATGAAAAAGAGTCCATAGAGTTCCAAAGCAGTGCCCATGCCGGTGCCGCTGATTTCGAGGGCTCCACCGAGCACGCCATGGCGATGATGGCGCAGGGGGCCCACGAGGGCAAAGATGTGGATAAAGCGGCGGGTTCCCAGGCCTGCGTGCAGTGCCATGGTGCCAAAATCAAAGTGAACATGAGCGGCAAGCTGCTGCCCGAGACCTGGCCCAACAGCGGTATTGGCCGTCTGAACCCCGATGGTTCCCGTGGGGCCTGTTCGGCGTGCCATCAGCGTCACGAATTCTCCCGTGCCCAGGCCCGTCGTCCTGAGGCGTGCGGCAAGTGTCACTTGGGTCCCGGCCATCTGCAAAAAGAGATCTATAACCAGTCCAAGCATGGGGTGAGCTACTACTCCAATATCGACCGCATGAACCTTACCTCGCCCAAGTGGATCCCCGGTGAGGATTATGATGCAGCACCAACCTGCACCACCTGTCACATGTCGGCCACCAAAGAGCAGCCCCTGACCCACAATACCAGCCTACGTGTTAGCTGGAACCTGCGCAGCCCCGTCTCTGAGACCGTCAACGATATGATGGAGCGCACCGGTGCCAAAGGTCCAGATGGCGACGAGCGTCGCGATGCCATGGCGAACGTCTGTATCTCCTGTCACTCTGAGCGCATTGTGAAAAACTTCTACGAGCAGTTTGACAGTGCGGTTGAGCTCTATAATAAAAAGTTTGCCAACCCCGGCAAAGAGATTATGGAGAGTTTGGCCGAAGCTGGTTTGATCACCAGCAAGCAGTTGGATGATACCATTGAGTGGACTTGGTTCCGCTTGTGGCACCATGCTGGTCGCGCCATGCGCCACGGGGCCGCGATGAACGCCCCCAGTGTACAGCAGTGGGAAGGCATGTATGAACTCTCCAATCTTTTCTACACCCAGCTTATTCCCCAAGCCCGTGAACTGGCAGACAAGGCAGAAGCGGCCGGTAATAAAGCTGCGGCGGATAAAGTTCGTGGTGTATTGGATGCCATTGCTACCCGTCCAGAGCATCTCTGGATGAGTGAAAAGCAGGTCGCTGCCACCACGGATAAGTGA
- a CDS encoding cytochrome c family protein, protein MFRYLLLLMLLLSPLGGEAQAYTIGKGDQDPGYQIPVIDSAAQMLERATLANPVAVTQETTNNHCLECHGVPGFGVPLKPDAFGKQQIRHLDVKVEAFKNSVHGVRRCTECHTDIQQIPHKPGVKRTVNCESCHLKQLHQLETTADASKRATLEKAVGNANNFLASTHAQPSKTDPSRPRAYCHDCHDAHAVFPLRSAQGINFRLTTPQKCGTCHEKQLMDYEDSYHASLVLQKGDRTAAVCSDCHTAHQISSPKDGKAKVAITENCGTCHAKALKTYRQTYHGQVNELGYGYTAKCYDCHDAHKLRQVKDPISPAHPDNRLATCKKCHANAPPGFTTFHAHGDMHDKEKYPLMYWVATSMLGLVFGVFAFFWTHSLLWYLREYKEVGSYRYTAENHPHHGHGHDLIQSDDPYAGKYIRRFTKGWVIAHGVLAVGVMILSLTGLAVLYSETLWAYYVMKLLGGPQNAAILHRIGAVMFAVIFFGHIGYMLYRIIFVRSYKLQWFGPYSLLPRWQDLRDVIAMFKWFFHRGPKPTFDHWTYWEKFDYWAPFWGMFIIGVSGLMMWFPNVAATYLPGWVFNIAIIVHADEAFLATVFLFSVHYFNCHYRPTRFPQDIVMFTGTIPLSEFKDERRHEYDRLVAEGKLEKYLVDPPSCRAEKNAKKLGALLIIMGIILCIFALHGFAATFGG, encoded by the coding sequence ATGTTTCGTTATCTCTTACTGTTAATGCTGCTCCTCTCCCCCCTTGGGGGGGAGGCGCAAGCCTATACCATTGGCAAGGGGGACCAGGATCCGGGCTACCAGATTCCGGTCATCGACTCTGCGGCGCAGATGTTGGAGCGGGCTACCCTGGCCAATCCTGTAGCGGTCACGCAAGAGACCACCAACAACCACTGTCTGGAGTGCCATGGCGTTCCAGGCTTTGGTGTGCCGCTTAAACCGGATGCCTTCGGTAAACAGCAGATCCGCCATTTGGATGTGAAGGTCGAGGCCTTCAAAAATAGCGTCCATGGGGTGCGCCGTTGTACCGAGTGTCATACCGATATTCAGCAGATCCCCCATAAACCGGGGGTCAAACGTACGGTAAACTGCGAAAGTTGTCACTTAAAGCAGTTGCATCAACTGGAAACCACAGCGGACGCCAGTAAACGGGCGACCTTGGAGAAAGCGGTTGGCAATGCCAACAATTTTCTAGCCTCGACCCATGCGCAACCCAGTAAAACGGATCCCAGTCGGCCCCGTGCTTACTGTCATGATTGTCACGACGCTCATGCGGTGTTTCCATTACGCAGTGCGCAGGGCATCAACTTTCGTCTCACCACCCCGCAAAAGTGCGGCACGTGTCACGAAAAGCAGTTGATGGATTATGAGGACTCCTATCACGCTTCGTTGGTGTTGCAAAAAGGGGATCGGACTGCGGCGGTCTGTTCGGACTGTCACACCGCGCACCAGATCTCCTCGCCCAAGGATGGTAAGGCCAAAGTTGCCATCACGGAGAACTGCGGAACCTGCCATGCCAAGGCGCTGAAGACCTATCGTCAGACCTATCATGGTCAGGTCAACGAGTTGGGTTATGGGTATACGGCCAAGTGTTACGATTGTCACGACGCCCATAAACTGCGGCAGGTAAAAGATCCGATCTCACCTGCACATCCGGATAACCGGCTAGCAACCTGTAAAAAATGTCATGCCAACGCCCCCCCGGGTTTTACCACCTTCCATGCCCATGGGGATATGCATGACAAAGAGAAATACCCCCTTATGTACTGGGTCGCTACGTCGATGCTGGGTTTGGTGTTTGGGGTGTTTGCTTTCTTCTGGACCCACTCGCTGTTGTGGTATCTGCGAGAGTATAAAGAGGTTGGCAGCTATCGTTACACAGCGGAGAACCATCCGCACCACGGGCATGGGCATGATCTTATTCAGAGCGATGATCCCTATGCCGGTAAATATATCCGGCGTTTCACCAAGGGTTGGGTGATTGCCCACGGCGTGTTGGCGGTGGGGGTGATGATCCTCTCTTTGACCGGTCTGGCGGTGCTCTACAGTGAGACCCTCTGGGCATACTATGTCATGAAACTGTTGGGTGGCCCTCAGAATGCGGCCATTTTGCACCGGATAGGGGCAGTCATGTTTGCGGTGATCTTCTTTGGTCACATTGGCTACATGCTCTACCGTATTATCTTTGTACGCAGCTACAAGTTGCAGTGGTTTGGCCCATACTCCCTACTGCCCCGTTGGCAGGATCTTAGGGATGTGATCGCGATGTTTAAGTGGTTTTTCCATCGTGGCCCAAAACCCACGTTTGACCACTGGACCTACTGGGAGAAGTTTGACTACTGGGCACCCTTCTGGGGTATGTTTATCATCGGTGTTTCTGGTTTGATGATGTGGTTCCCCAATGTGGCCGCAACCTACTTACCAGGATGGGTCTTTAACATTGCCATCATTGTGCATGCGGATGAGGCGTTTTTGGCAACGGTGTTCCTCTTCTCGGTTCACTACTTTAACTGCCACTATCGTCCCACCCGTTTTCCGCAGGATATCGTTATGTTTACCGGAACGATTCCCCTGTCGGAGTTCAAAGATGAGCGTCGGCATGAGTATGATCGTCTGGTGGCCGAGGGTAAGCTGGAGAAATATCTGGTGGACCCCCCAAGCTGCCGGGCAGAGAAAAACGCGAAAAAATTGGGGGCACTACTCATTATCATGGGTATTATCCTCTGTATCTTTGCGCTGCACGGATTTGCCGCAACCTTTGGCGGATAA
- a CDS encoding 2-dehydropantoate 2-reductase produces MTDSTTPPQTPHTPTVLVVGTGAVGGFYAARLAAAGAQVSVVCRSDYATIAQQGITIHSFKFGEQHFHPYSVHEQPETFPGTPDYMLITLKVLPQIDLAAMVAPKIGPNTTLLLIQNGIEIEEKLHQAFPNTPMISALAFVCVSRTQPGHIDHLCFGHLSMGHYPPQPVQPALTQLVQLFKHAQIDAHATDNVVTARWRKLVWNAPFNGVSVLAGGLNTREIMDDAPLQQLCRDVMAEVVDLAAAAGHALADDVIEVNMQATERMQPYRTSMLLDHEAGREMEVEAIFGNALQRAQQLGRSYPHLQSFYALLRAIGRKR; encoded by the coding sequence ATGACTGACTCAACCACACCCCCCCAAACCCCACACACACCCACCGTATTGGTGGTAGGTACCGGCGCTGTGGGCGGCTTTTATGCCGCCCGACTGGCCGCCGCTGGGGCACAGGTTTCGGTGGTATGTCGCTCCGATTATGCTACCATCGCCCAACAGGGTATCACCATTCACAGCTTTAAGTTTGGCGAGCAGCACTTTCACCCCTACTCTGTACACGAGCAGCCAGAAACGTTTCCCGGCACCCCCGATTATATGCTCATCACCCTTAAAGTGCTGCCCCAAATTGACCTAGCTGCCATGGTCGCCCCCAAAATTGGGCCAAACACCACCCTACTCCTCATCCAAAACGGTATTGAGATTGAAGAAAAGCTTCACCAAGCCTTTCCCAATACCCCAATGATCAGCGCATTAGCCTTTGTTTGTGTAAGCCGTACCCAACCTGGCCACATTGACCATCTCTGCTTTGGGCATCTCAGCATGGGGCACTATCCACCCCAACCGGTGCAACCCGCCCTAACCCAGCTGGTGCAGCTCTTTAAGCATGCACAAATTGACGCACACGCCACCGACAATGTGGTTACCGCCCGCTGGCGCAAATTGGTCTGGAATGCCCCCTTTAACGGGGTCTCTGTACTGGCTGGTGGGCTAAACACCCGCGAAATCATGGACGACGCCCCCCTGCAACAGCTCTGTCGGGATGTCATGGCCGAGGTGGTGGATTTGGCCGCAGCGGCGGGCCATGCCCTGGCGGATGATGTGATCGAGGTCAATATGCAGGCCACTGAACGCATGCAGCCCTACCGAACCAGCATGCTGTTGGACCATGAGGCTGGCCGTGAGATGGAGGTGGAGGCTATTTTTGGCAACGCCCTACAACGCGCCCAGCAGCTGGGCCGTAGCTACCCACACTTGCAAAGCTTTTATGCCCTGCTTAGGGCCATCGGACGAAAGAGATGA